A single window of Acetobacteraceae bacterium DNA harbors:
- a CDS encoding DUF423 domain-containing protein, giving the protein MQDKKISYIRTTIALSGIFMASGLIFQTLSAHLPENFLEGVRYREYLKLAGNMLLIESIGASLLSLTALAPICRPHETKIWLFASSLILLGTFLFSGSLALLSFKIISPIFITPLGAILQMLGWILPAFICISGMLRKNSL; this is encoded by the coding sequence ATGCAAGATAAAAAAATTTCCTATATCCGTACCACGATTGCCCTTTCAGGGATTTTCATGGCCTCAGGATTGATTTTTCAAACCTTATCTGCCCATTTGCCTGAAAATTTTCTTGAGGGTGTCCGCTACCGGGAATATTTAAAACTTGCCGGCAATATGCTCCTTATCGAATCCATTGGGGCAAGTTTACTCAGTCTCACAGCACTAGCACCGATTTGCCGCCCCCATGAAACAAAAATATGGCTTTTTGCCTCCTCCCTTATCCTTTTGGGAACATTCCTTTTTTCGGGCAGTCTGGCTTTATTATCTTTTAAAATCATCTCGCCCATTTTTATTACCCCATTAGGAGCAATCCTTCAGATGCTGGGCTGGATTCTACCTGCTTTTATCTGTATCTCTGGAATGTTACGAAAAAATTCTCTTTGA